GGCAGCTTCCCGGCCGCAGCCAGCAGCAGGCCGAGGTACGGGGGGGACGGCTTGATGGGGCGAGAGGTGAACTCGGGGTGATACTGCACTCCAACGAAGTATGGAtgatctggaaaaaaaacccaaacacgTTTAGTACAGTACATAAAAGGATGGGGTGTAGTTtacttcttctctcccccccctcgtaCCATCCAGCTCTATGACCTCCATTCTTTCCCCTTCGACGTCTTGACCTACGAAGCGGAAGCCCTTCTCTTCAAAGTGACTCTTGAGCTCAGGATTGACCTGTGCAAGGACAACAAAAGTTACAAATAAGCTTTacattgttccccccccccaagatgGTTTATACGGAGAGGCCAACCTACTTCAAAGCGATGTCGGTGCCTTTCATCCACATATTCTGCATCTCCGTATAGTTTCCCTGGAATACAGAACCGCTGTCAGCACACAGCAGACGCAACCTCGGGCCAGAAGGCCAACTTGAGCGTTTGTTTTCCTCACTTAATACACTGTTGTTGGTCTTGAAAATGGTCCGTCTCTTCCCCAGCCTCATGGTCCCGCCCATCTGCCCCGGGTTGTGTTCCGGCATGTCGATCACCTGCAGAGGGTCAACGCGGTGATCTCAATTCAAGCCATTGATTTGGAGTCAGAATAAATTGAGGCCAttactggtttaaaaaaaaaagaaaaaaaaaggtaccacTGGGTGCTTTGATTCTGGATCAAATTCTGTTGAGTTGGCATCTaggagcaaaaaacaaacaaacgaggAGATGAAATCAGTATTTTAAGTATGAGTATAATAGCAATTTAATCTATTGCATCTAAACATATTGTGAAGAACTCAGCAGATTAACTCGACTCTATTTctttgaaagtgacaaaaaTTTGCCAAACTAGCTACTAGCTAAGTCTTTCTTCAGGCACCCAGAACACGCTGTGCGTTACCTGTCCAGCCGAGTGTGTTCCTGGCAAATTCACACACTGCCAACTGCATTCCAAGACACAcgcctgcagaaacacaaggagcCGTCAGGCAGGGCGTGGAAGCGGCTTCCCGCTTCGCTCCAACCGCCGGGGGAAATCAAAAGTGGTTCTTCCAGCTCTCCGCTTACCCAGGAAAGGTTTTTTCTGCTTCCTGGCCCAGTTGATGGCATGAATCTTTCCTTCGGTTCCTCTCACGCCAAAACCTCCAGGAACCAGGATGCCACTGAGAACGGAGCGAAAGCAGTTTGACGAAACGATGAGTAACGCTGCTCATGAGCTGCTCATGAAGGGGGCGCCTGGGCACTCACTCAGCACTGCAGAGCTTCTGCCAAGCCTCGTGGTACTTCACCGGCTCCTCCTTCAGCGTGCTGGGCTCCAGGGACGCAGAGTCTATatactgaggaggagaagagacttgtaaaccgggggggggggggctgtatcgACAGGTAAAGCGATCGTTGCCTTCGGGCAGTTTTTAGTTTGGTTAATATTAGAGACCAACGTGAGGAACCTTTGGGAGCAGCTCGGGTAACAACACCGCGTGCATACCTTAACCTCCAATTTATGGCTAATGGCCAGGGCCGAGTGCTCCAGCGCCTTGATGACCGAAGCGTAGGAGTCGGAGAACTTGGTGTACTTCCCAACCAGCGCTATGGAGCAGTGCTCCAGCAGTCGGTCTGACCTGCGAAGACGAGCGTCGACGTGAACACCAGGAGCTCATCACCTCTagttaaaaaggaaataaaactaAACGAATGTAAACCCGGGTTGGAGACTCACCGGTCGGACATCTCCTTCCATTTTGTCAGCATCTTCCTGGGCCGAGTCTCGATGGGCATGTTCAGTCTCCTGCTGAGGTAGCCCACCACGCCCTgttgctccagcagcagcggcacTTTGTAGATGGACGACACGTCGTGCACGCAGATGACCTGGGACCAGACGCGCTCAAGGTGTCACGGCGGCGGCCCGAGAGACGACGAGAATAACGCGCGTTGGCGAGACGTACCTGTTCGGGCTCGACGTGGCAGAACATGGAGATCTTCTCTTTGACGGAGGTCTCCAGCGCGGTGGAGCAGCGGCACATGATCTGAAGACGGGAAACTTTTTAATACGAAGCAAAATACGATCGTAGCGCTTTTTGAGCGCCACACAAACCGATCGATGCCGCCACGACTCACCAGGTCGGGGGACAAGCCCAGGCCCCTCAGCTCCCTGACGCTGTTCTGTGTTGGTTTGGTCTTCTGCTCCCCCGTCGCGCTGGGCTGGACAGAACGAGGAAGACGCCACGACGCGCGTGTTAAATCCTCAGGAGTCTCTGCTCATGCTCGTCGGACTCAAATAAACCCGCCAGAGGCCGGAAATGGATACGCACAACATGTTCTTCGTTGATGACCGACTGATAGATTTAGCGTTAGCATCATATTGCTATGGCGAATTTCAAAAGATTGGGTCAGTATTACTACGGGTACCGACACGCCAGTTGTTGTGCAAGAACAGTGGACACacctgcccctcccctccccccagagGAGGACCCGTCCGACCTGAAAGTGCGGCTCTCTTACCTGTGGGATCAGACTGACGTGAATGTTGCAGAAGTTCTCTCTCTTCACTTTGAACTGGAACTGCCTGAAGGCCTCGACGAAGGGCATGCTCTCTATGTCCCCGACGGTGCCTCCTAACTGCAAACACGCGGGGAAGCGTTCTTAGCCCAGCCGTGGTATTCCGTGCCGATTGACTCGTCGGTGCGAATTCCCGCGCTGTAACGTCGACGAGCTCGGCTTACCTCGATCACGCAAACTTGAGGCGTTACGTCATCGTCGTCCACCGGCACCCTGGCCTGTTTCACCACCCACTCCTGGATGGCGTCTGTGATGTGTGGCACCACTGGAGAcgaaggaagaaagaagaaacgcGTCATTTGTTAAAGATTTCTCTCGtgcacggacccccccccctctaccaaGCTCTTGACAGCGGCTGTTTACCCTGCACAGTCTTTCCCAGGTagtcccccctcctctctttgttGATGACCGACTGATAGATTTTGCCGGTGGTCAAGTTGTTGTCTTTGGTCAGCCGGATGTCGAGGAAACGTTCGTAGTTGCCCAGGTCCAAGTCCACCTCGCCCCCGTCATCCAGCACAAACACTTCCCCTGCACGAACGAGGGCGCGACACCATCGTAagaacagcaaaaacaaaacaacaaaaaaacatgcacaacacGCGCCCGCGTAGCTCTGCTCCGACGTACCGTGCTCATAGGGGGAAAACGTGCCCGCATCTATGTTGATGTACGGGTCGATCTTGATGGCGGTTACATGCAGGCCGCACGACTTCAGGATTGTGCCCACGCTGCTGGCGATTATGCCTTTGCCGATGCCAGAGATGACCCCTCCAGTCACCAGGATGTACTTCATCGTTCTGCTCTGGTTCCTGGCGATGGATGACACATTAGTGGGATG
This genomic interval from Pungitius pungitius chromosome 17, fPunPun2.1, whole genome shotgun sequence contains the following:
- the ctps1a gene encoding CTP synthase 1, giving the protein MKYILVTGGVISGIGKGIIASSVGTILKSCGLHVTAIKIDPYINIDAGTFSPYEHGEVFVLDDGGEVDLDLGNYERFLDIRLTKDNNLTTGKIYQSVINKERRGDYLGKTVQVVPHITDAIQEWVVKQARVPVDDDDVTPQVCVIELGGTVGDIESMPFVEAFRQFQFKVKRENFCNIHVSLIPQPSATGEQKTKPTQNSVRELRGLGLSPDLIMCRCSTALETSVKEKISMFCHVEPEQVICVHDVSSIYKVPLLLEQQGVVGYLSRRLNMPIETRPRKMLTKWKEMSDRSDRLLEHCSIALVGKYTKFSDSYASVIKALEHSALAISHKLEVKYIDSASLEPSTLKEEPVKYHEAWQKLCSADGILVPGGFGVRGTEGKIHAINWARKQKKPFLGVCLGMQLAVCEFARNTLGWTDANSTEFDPESKHPVVIDMPEHNPGQMGGTMRLGKRRTIFKTNNSVLRKLYGDAEYVDERHRHRFEVNPELKSHFEEKGFRFVGQDVEGERMEVIELDDHPYFVGVQYHPEFTSRPIKPSPPYLGLLLAAAGKLPSYLQKGCRLSPRDTYSDQSGSSTPDLEISELKLPSTSNE